The nucleotide window CGTCGGCGCGTCGTGGACCGAGGTGAAGGAACGAGTGGGCTTCTTCCACTTCAACCTGATGTGGGTCCTGGGGGGGGTGCTTGGCGTCTTTCTGGCCCTGGACCTGTTCCTCTTCTATTTCTTCTGGGAGATGATGCTGGTCCCGATGTATTTCCTCATCGGCATCTGGGGCCATGAGAATCGGGTCTATGCGGCGATCAAATTCTTCCTCTTCACACAGGCCAGCGGCCTCCTGATGCTGGTGGCTATCGTCAGCCTGTACTTCGTTCATCATGCCAGTACCGGCGTCTATACCTTCGACTATTTTCGGCTGCTCGGCACGCCGCTGCAGTCATCGACCGGGATGTGGATGATGCTGGGCTTCTTCATCGCCTTTGCCGTCAAGCTGCCGGCCGTGCCGTTCCACACCTGGCTCCCTGACGCTCACACCGAGGCCCCGACCGCCGGCAGTGTGATCCTCGCGGGCCTGCTGTTGAAGACCGGCGCATACGGTCTTATGCGCTTTGTGGTCCCACTGTTTCCAGAGGCGGCGCACGCCTTTGCGCCAATGGGAATGGCGCTGGGCGTCATCGGGATTCTGTACGGCGCCGTCATGGCCTTCGCCCAGACCGATCTCAAGCGGCTCGTGGCCTACACCAGCGTCAGTCATCTTGGCTTCGTCCTCATCGGGGTCTTCGCCTGGAATGAGCTTGCGCTGCAAGGCGCCATCATGCAGATGATCTGCCACGGCATCAGCACGGGGGCGCTATTCATCCTTGTCGGCGCGCTTGCCGAGCGGATCCATACCCGCGACATCCGGCGCATGGGCGGTCTCTGGTCCGTCGTGCCTCGAATGGCCGGGGTCGGGATGATCTTTGCCCTCGCCTCGTTGGGATTGCCGGGTCTGGGCAACTTCGTGGCCGAATTCCTGGTCCTCTTGGGCGCCTATCGAGCCAACATCATCTTGGCGGCGATTGCTACGGTCGGTCTCGTCACCGCCACCATCTATTCACTCAGCCTGGTTCAGAGGACATTTCACGGTCCCAACACGGC belongs to Candidatus Methylomirabilota bacterium and includes:
- a CDS encoding NADH-quinone oxidoreductase subunit M, whose product is MILAWVIAIVLSGGLLAWSLERMGPHWPRWISVAALVIDLVLALTMWWMGYVGLTKMEHSGGWLAEADWDWIPRFGIRFHLAADGLSLLLVLLTLFLGIASVGASWTEVKERVGFFHFNLMWVLGGVLGVFLALDLFLFYFFWEMMLVPMYFLIGIWGHENRVYAAIKFFLFTQASGLLMLVAIVSLYFVHHASTGVYTFDYFRLLGTPLQSSTGMWMMLGFFIAFAVKLPAVPFHTWLPDAHTEAPTAGSVILAGLLLKTGAYGLMRFVVPLFPEAAHAFAPMGMALGVIGILYGAVMAFAQTDLKRLVAYTSVSHLGFVLIGVFAWNELALQGAIMQMICHGISTGALFILVGALAERIHTRDIRRMGGLWSVVPRMAGVGMIFALASLGLPGLGNFVAEFLVLLGAYRANIILAAIATVGLVTATIYSLSLVQRTFHGPNTAGWAPPDFSIREMAVMAAMIAAIVWLGLYPQPVLATARPTLTGLQQYAVQGLHLREDIP